Genomic segment of Coffea arabica cultivar ET-39 chromosome 1e, Coffea Arabica ET-39 HiFi, whole genome shotgun sequence:
cggtcgtacctaggagtatttcctggttagaagtaatcaacggtcgtaccttggttatcaataaattaaggaaaagctggtCGTTAGAGTTtatcggcgactataactagcctattaataaaattaagtgaaccttctttgcatcaatgatcggatgaatggactgtgtctgcgtagttgtatccttggctagaatttatttatcatttatttaattgctatttacaattgtattaattaattatttatttttggttaaattatttaattatttttagtttatttctgataaaaatcccccgtgtcccgaacttgaaaggaatcaaatttttcccagtccctgtggattcgatcctactcactactatacacagaaaatttatttttctcgagtaggtatttattattgcacaggctcgactcCTGTCAGTAAGGAATTTACCTAGGAATCTTAATAACAgagctgaatttttttttccctttctgtgACTTCAATACCACCAATGTTCTCTGCTATTAAGTGAATCAAGTCATCTGCCTTATAGTTCAGTCCCTTGGTTTTTTTCTGTACCTTGGTTTCGGGGAGGCAGTGACAAGAGTTTAGAAGATGTTAGAGGACTCTATACATCGACAACAGTAGAACTTTATGGTAGATTAAATTTTGCTCCTATGTTGTTGTCTTGGAAGATATGACTCAGCGAGGATACTACTCATAAATCCATTTGACGGTTTAAAATGGTTATTGTTAGCTTACTAATCCTTGAATGTTGGCGTTGATAGTTATCTCACAGGGAACAACTTCACAGGAACCATTCCTGGTTGGATGCTCGATACGGGAGAATATGTGTAAGTTCATCCTACATTGACAAATGCTTTAGCTAATTAATCCTTTGCTGGGatcaaaatttcagttcaacggcaccaaaaaataaaaaagattgaCGAAATAACTTAAATTTATATGATGCTGAACTGTTTGCATCTTCTTactggaaaaaaataaaattactctTTAGTGTACATTAGATGTTGTCATTGCtgagtttttttagttttatccaGAGACCTTTCCTACAACAATTTTTCTCTAGCAAATTCAGGATCCACGAGATGCCAAGCCGGAAACTTGTGAGATTACATTTGCTTTATCAATAATGTATTCAATGTCTTTTAAGCATTCTGCATTTAAGTGACAAGTGCAATAAATCTGTTTCAGGAACTTGTTTGCAAGCTTTTCAAAGAACAATAAATCGTAAGTTTTCACAATATGTATTTACTAAATACGCATCCTGATTAACTCAATTCTGAAGTTCCACAACCTCCATATGATGCTGATAGTTCCCAACACTCTATCGTTTTTCAGGAGCACCTTTTCATGCTTGCAGAGTTTCCGCTGCCAGCAAAGTAAGCTAATCTTCGTTTCAAATCGTTTGGATCATCTGGATAGGCACTTATGAACCATTTACTTTGTTTAGTATCATCTAGAAGTTCCCACTAGAGCATTAAGAGACATGGTCCTAATATAACATACTTTACCAAATTTAATTGAGAATCAATTGCTACCTTCCATGTCACTAGTTCTCGAAAAGTAAACATAGAAGTGAAACAGTGGATAGTCTCTTACATGATTGTTGAGTCATTGTGAGCTGGGAGTAAAAGTAAGCTACTATTATGGCTTAAATGGTTGTCCAAGAAACTACAAGTGTATTCAATGAACCAAGAAGTAGTTGCTTCTCTTAGGCTTCCGTCATGCTCTTTCATGCCTCTGCTATATTTCTATTTGATTTTCTTGTTATTTTGGTTGCTGTCTCCAGACTGGTCCTCTTTACATATAAATTGTGGTGGAAAGGGAGTAAAAATTGGTGACACAAACTACGATGATGATACACAACCTGGAGGGCCATCAAAGTTGTACCAGAGTGGAACAAATTGGGCATTCAGTACCACTGGTCACTTTGCCGATGATAATCACAATGTGGACTCGTATATTAATAGTAgtgattctggaatttttgggaatgaaatgcaattataCTCGGATGCTCGACTATCTCCTCTTTCATTGACGTATTATGGGTTCTGTCTGGTAAATGGAAACTACACAGTGAAACTTCACTTTGCTGAAATTATGTTTACTGATGACAGAACATATAGCAGCCTTGGAAGGCGCGTATTTGATATATACATGCAGGTATTCATTGGCTTCATGGTACTGTCTGCAATgaagtttcaaattttcaagaGAAAGTAACTGAAGCAGAGATGATGAAATCATCAGCAACATCTAgttatttcatgcaaatttGAGTACGCACATTTATTGGGAATTGGTTGATATTTTTCTAGGGAAAATTGATCCAGAAAGATTTCAATATTGAGAATGCAGCAGGTGGAGTCAATAAGCCTGTAGTTCTAAATTTTACTGCTGTAGTAACTGACAGCACTTTAGAGATTCGCTTCTACTGGGCTGGAAAAGGAACCACGGATATTCCCCAAAAAGGAGTGTATGGTCCTctgatttctggaatttctgtGGATCCTGGTAAGCTTCAAAATTGCTAAAGCTTCTAGattgaaaattcaaaaatcgCAAATGaatctttatttcttttcacTGAGTAACGAGTGTTTCGTAAATGTTGTTTCTGAACTTTCAACATGCATTAATATATCGTGGAGAAGAATAGAATAAGTTATCATTTCATCCAAACAAACTGATTTGAAAATGTCACCTCCCCTAATACTTGGCACAATGTTTAACCTCCTCATTTCAACTTCTTATTCTTCatttcattcttcttttccCCATTCAGATTTTCCGGTACCTTCAGAACATGGCTTATCAGTAGGCGCCATAGTTGGGATTGTACTCGCAGTTTTGGTTATCATATCTGTGGCTCTAGCCATTCTTTGGTGGAAATTTGGTCCGCAACTCCGTCAAACAATGCAGCTAGGTAACTTAATTTCTTGTTCAAGCAGAATATTGGACGTGCAATCTCAAAACTGGATAACATGTAACCCTTTGGTAAAAAATTCTGGCATTAGCATCTTGGTCCTTGTGTGAAGAATAGCTATTTTAGCAGATAAGTTACTTCACGAGTCCGTGAATTTTTTCCAGCAGTTCCACTTGAACTTTGAATTTCTTCATTTCGGTCCTTTGAAAAACTTCCATGCAGTCACTAGATATACCACGAGCTTTTGAATGCTAGAAGATTATAGTGACCGGCagttaaaataaaatttgtgTGCCAAATTTCAAATGTGCAGAGAATTTCCTCTAACTCGTGTTAGCTTTTTTGGCAGATTTTAGAAGTCTAGACCTGCAAACAGGATCTTTCGCCCTGAGACAAATCAAGTACGCAACAAACAATTTTGATTCTGCCAATATAATTGGAAGAGGTGGCTTTGGTTCTGTCTACAAGGTAACTCAAACCATGGCATACTTCCCAAATTCTTCATGTAGAGAAACTCGTGCTCAAGTGCATTACGGACATCTGACATTACATTTGTTATGACATCGCATCTTAATTGAAGGGAATTCTGCCTGACGGCACCGTCATTGCAGTAAAGCAGCTTTCTTCCAAATCAAACCAAGGAAACCGCGAATTTTTGAATGAAATAGGCATGATTTCTGCTCTACAACACCCTAATCTCATAAAGCTCTATGGATGCTGCATTGAGGGAAACCAACTATTGGTTGTATACGAGTACATGGAAAATAACAGCCTCGCTCGTGCATTGTTTGGTAAAGTAGCTTGTTTGTTTGTAGGTGCTTTTGTTATCATACCTTCAAAACCAAATATACGCATGTAAATGCAAGTAACATGATTTTTTAATAATCCTCACACGCCTGATAATTTTCAGGTCCTGAAGAGCAACAGTTGGAATTAAATTGGCCAACAAGGCGCAAGATCTGCCTTGGTATAGCAAGAGGTTTGGCTTTTCTGCATGAAGAATCGAGATTGAAGATTGTCCATAGAGACATCAAAGCCACCAATGTGCTAATTGATAAGGAGCTAAATCCCAAGATATCTGACTTTGGCCTGGCGAGACTTCATGAAGAAGATGACACCCATATAAGTACTCGTGTTGCTGGAACCTTGTGAGTGCAAGCATGACATTCTCTTGTTGGGAGGGGGGGAGAGGTTTAGAATGGTTGGAGTTCCATTGGAGGCCCAGATAGATATGAATCTGTTTAccatttgatttttttattttttatttgggaGACCATGGTCTTGATTTGAGTTGCTGATGTTGAATTGGTTATTTTTCAGTGGATATATGGCACCTGAATATGCAATGAGAGGCTACTTAACTGACGAAGCGGATGTCTATAGCTTCGGAGTTGTTCTTCTGGAAATTGTCAGCGGAAAGAGCAACACTGGTTTCAAACCAAAGGAGGAATGCTTCAATCTTCTTGGCTTGGTAACTTCATTTCTTTCCCTCATGATTAACCTGTTGCTTAAAATTACTTGGTTTAAGAATTCTTCAGCTTTGTGCATTTAGCCAATAGTAGCTCAGAATTCcattcttgaaaaactctagtGCCTTCTGTTGGTTTACTTGAGTATGTAGTGTACAGCAAAAGTTAGAACTGAAAACTCCTCCTCAAGAACATCTGAAACGAATATGCTTTGATGCCTTTGTGTGCTATTTTGACGCTTTGGAAAAATTAAGCTATCCAGACAGCTCTCTCATGTCTTATCATATAAACTTGCAAAGGCATGGCAATTTCCTCTTCAAATCAAAGGCAATACGTTTGTGCTCATTTTCTAGCATGTTCATTCTTTCGTGTAGGCTCATCTCTTGAAGGAGGAAATGAAGCTGATGGAACTAGTTGATTCCAGATTGGGAACAGACATCAACGAACGTGAGATTATGTTGACAATTGAAATAGCCCTGCTTTGCACCAGTATCTCTCCGGCCGCTAGGCCTAGTATGTCGACAGTGGTGAGCATGCTGGAGGGGAGGGTAAAGGATCAACAGTTGATTCCAGAATCGAGCGTTTTGGGTGCAAAGGTGAAGGAAATCAGTGATGAGCAATACCTACTAACAACCTTCAATGAGAGCCAGCTGCAGAGCACGTCAAGTGACCGGCCATTTACTGCATCTCCAGCATCCGCACCATTTACTGCATCTTCAGCATCTGCTTCTGATCAATCCAAAGAGTGATTTTCTGGACAACAGGTTATAAACTTATACGAGGAAACATCTTGTGCAAGTATTATCTGTAGAGTTTGCGGGAACAGTTAGTTGCAGATTTTGTAATATTGCATATAATTGTCTTTAATTCTAGATTTTACATTTACAGTTCATCAATTAGTAAAATTGTAGTTTGTATCCATTACTGAAAGCTAGAATTTTATACTATCAAGCATCAAAATTCTCCTTTATCCCACGAACCTGACAAAAGGTGGAGTTTTATGTTACACAAATCCCTTGTTGCGTATGTCACGCACGTCACGTTACAAacaattaaattggacaaaatgacccaaaaaaaaaaaattaggtttAAAGAGTTGagtgacttttttgaccaaaaataaataaataaaatttagtgACTAGATGATGCACCTTTAAATAGTTCAGTGACCTTTTGCGCGCCATTTACtcgataaaaataataaattttaagaaaaaaaaaactaataaagttTAGTGGCCTTTCGCGCCATTTACTCGATAAAACGAAAaacttttaagaaaaaaaaaactaataaagaAGTTTATGCTGAATGATTTGTTCTTGATGTTATAGCCACATTCAAAGGAAAATGGATTAGAATCTGATTCTGTTTTTAGGCAGGAAGAGGGGCCAAGCCTGGTGTTGACAAGATTTATTCCAAATCTGTTATGATTCTGGAAATAAATATCAAACTTTGGGATACCTAGCTCTTATGGCAATGATTTGAAGTTCTACCCCTTGAcaactgaaattttctgcaagAGCGTGGGCGCATGTATTTATTTACCACTTTACATATAAAAAAAGCACGGAATTATCTTCTTTAAGCCACTTCTATATATGATGTCTCTCAGTCTCTATCTTTCTGCTTTacatctttccttttctttacgTTCAACTACTGAATGCATGtgtcagccaaaaaaaaaaattggaaacagGAGCAAAAAAGGGAAGTGAactttttatttcctttcttcttaatTGAATACGTTATCTGGTGCtgacaaggaaaacaaataacaaggTACTCGAAATAGGTCCACACTTCAAATGAATAAGGAAatatgtttgtttggattgaggattatttgccaaaatttatttgcttacatcattatTATAATTTCCAACACATATTTTTAcattcccaattacctttttatctcacatacatcacatcacaaaaagtgctacagtaaaaatatctcaaataatttacaatccaaacagagccgcGCAGTGTTCCATGTGAAAATAatctcttattttcttttattaattCTACTAGATTCTATGGAAATTCATTCCCAATTGAATTCTGCACAAAAATAAGTAAATGGTCAAATAGTAATAAACATGTTAACATTCATTTACACATTAACATAGAATGTTCACATTCAAAGTCGGGAAtaggaacaaaaataaaatgtgCACTATTGATTCTTTTTATTTGCACACTTGATGTTTTATAAATCATTGATGTTacaaatatgaaatatccaATCCTGAGTACCAACCATTAGACCAAATCCTTGGTCTTGCCTCCAATTCCTACTTTTATGGCATATTAAGTAGGACTATATCTATGAAAATAGGTTTTTCTGATTTTGGAAGATTAAAGTGCTTGACATATTCTTACTTTGTAAAGCTGATGTTTCGTTCCAGTTTTTTCCTAAATGTAAtttgttctcttttcttttataaatgaAGTCCTTATAATATACTGGGTAGGTCTTATATAACTGTATCCAAATATGAGTGCTAGTTACACAAATTCTTTGTTCGATATTTCAGATACTGTTTTCCTTTCATAAGTATGTTTTATTCCCGTTTCTTTTTGACCCTTTTTGCTTCTTTGCTTTTTGTGGAACTATTAGTGGCCCTCAAGATCAACTTGAGTTAATAACAAAAGAATCTATAGAAAAGCATCAACTTTACTtagaaaaatatcaaaataggAGCGAAATAGTAATAATAAATCTTAAGTTCATGTACAAAAAAGGATTTTAAAAACACGATATATCAAAACGATAGATATAAACATGAAAATTTCTAGAAATCAGAAAACGAGCCATCTTTTAGTTTGTATCTATCTTATTAACCGTACGTGGTTCAGAGTAAAATTTTCCATAAATCTAATTCATCGTGGGAATTTTGTTTTCAACATCTCCGAAGGCTTCCAAGACttaacatttaacattcaatTGTTACATTTTGCTCAAGTTGAAAAAATAGCAGCTCCCAAGTTCTCTAGCCACGCTCGTTCGATTAGTTTGCCTTCTTCTTCTCATCCTCTTCTTGTGAATGATGAGGAACACCTGCAAAGGTTGAAGTCATCAGAAGCTGCATCCTCACCTTCACATTCATTGGTATGCCAATGATTGGATGCCCTCAAGAACTTGTACGACCGTCTGGATGATGTGCTTCGGCTGCCTTTGAGTCAACAAGCTCTCAACAATGAAGAGGTGTTGGATGGATCTCTCAGGCTGTAAGACACTTCTGGGACACATGAGAAAGTGTCCAGGAACTTGAGTCGTCTCTACAGAGAACAAGAAATCGAGATCTGGCCGATGAAGTTAGCTCATTTATGATCTCCAAAAAGCACTTGAACA
This window contains:
- the LOC113690405 gene encoding probable leucine-rich repeat receptor-like serine/threonine-protein kinase At3g14840, which produces SLNVGVDSYLTGNNFTGTIPGWMLDTGEYVDLSYNNFSLANSGSTRCQAGNLNLFASFSKNNKSSTFSCLQSFRCQQNWSSLHINCGGKGVKIGDTNYDDDTQPGGPSKLYQSGTNWAFSTTGHFADDNHNVDSYINSSDSGIFGNEMQLYSDARLSPLSLTYYGFCLVNGNYTVKLHFAEIMFTDDRTYSSLGRRVFDIYMQGKLIQKDFNIENAAGGVNKPVVLNFTAVVTDSTLEIRFYWAGKGTTDIPQKGVYGPLISGISVDPDFPVPSEHGLSVGAIVGIVLAVLVIISVALAILWWKFGPQLRQTMQLDFRSLDLQTGSFALRQIKYATNNFDSANIIGRGGFGSVYKGILPDGTVIAVKQLSSKSNQGNREFLNEIGMISALQHPNLIKLYGCCIEGNQLLVVYEYMENNSLARALFGPEEQQLELNWPTRRKICLGIARGLAFLHEESRLKIVHRDIKATNVLIDKELNPKISDFGLARLHEEDDTHISTRVAGTFGYMAPEYAMRGYLTDEADVYSFGVVLLEIVSGKSNTGFKPKEECFNLLGLAHLLKEEMKLMELVDSRLGTDINEREIMLTIEIALLCTSISPAARPSMSTVVSMLEGRVKDQQLIPESSVLGAKVKEISDEQYLLTTFNESQLQSTSSDRPFTASPASAPFTASSASASDQSKE